The proteins below come from a single Aegilops tauschii subsp. strangulata cultivar AL8/78 chromosome 6, Aet v6.0, whole genome shotgun sequence genomic window:
- the LOC141025813 gene encoding uncharacterized protein — MAIDHWRPYLQHAEFLVHTDQKSLLHLTDQRLNMPIQQRAFTKLVGLQFQIQYKVGVTNKAADALSRRDQEEGSELAAVSVCRPSWLEAVAVSYRQDKAVQNKLEQLALDPASDADYSLQDGVIRYKGRIWIGADVEVQQSLIKALHDSAVGVILDSMPRIIG; from the coding sequence ATGGCCATCGATCATTGGAGGCCATACTTGCAGCACGCTGAGTTCTTGGTGCATACAGATCAGAAGAGTTTGTTGCATCTGACAGATCAGCGGTTGAACATGCCAATCCAACAAAGAGCTTTCACCAAATTGGTTGGGTTGCAGTTCCAGATACAATACAAAGTTGGTGTCACTAACAAGGCGGCCGATGCACTGTCGCGGAGAGACCAAGAGGAGGGGTCTGAATTGGCAGCAGTGTCAGTCTGTCGACCGTCGTGGCTGGAAGCTGTGGCAGTTAGCTATCGTCAGGACAAAGCCGTGCAAAACAAGCTGGAACAATTAGCCTTGGACCCAGCTAGCGACGCAGACTACTCCTTGCAAGATGGAGTGATCCGCTACAAAGGGCGCATCTGGATCGGTGCCGATGTGGAAGTGCAGCAGTCATTGATCAAAGCACTCCATGACAGCGCCGTGGGGGTCATTCTGGATTCTATGCCACGTATCATCGGGTGA
- the LOC141025814 gene encoding uncharacterized protein, which yields MEHLQQQLKHAQDRMKKQADKHCTDCSFEVGDMVFLKLQPFIQTSVAQRPCQKLAFRYYGPYRILARVGAVAYKLQLPEDSRIHHVVHVSQLKRMIDPDARVSPSLPPANSVLQAEHHPVAIHDHKLVRFKGELWSRFLVRWSELPPSLATWEDPVELRRRFPSTTAWGQAATQGGENVTPDMPTPLVVEGSDAVGPAGPVE from the coding sequence ATGGAGCACCTACAGCAGCAGCTCAAGCACGCGCAGGACCGCATGAAGAAGCAAGCCGATAAGCATTGCACAGACTGTTCGTTCGAGGTGGGAGACATGGTATTCCTCAAACTGCAGCCGTTTATCCAAACATCAGTGGCGCAACGCCCCTGCCAGAAGCTGGCATTCCGTTACTATGGACCTTATCGCATCCTGGCCAGAGTGGGAGCGGTCGCCTACAAGCTCCAGTTGCCTGAAGACAGCAGAATACATCATGTGGTGCATGTGTCTCAACTGAAACGTATGATTGATCCAGATGCTCGGGTGAGTCCTTCGCTACCACCAGCTAACTCAGTTTTGCAGGCAGAACACCACCCTGTGGCGATACACGATCACAAGCTGGTGCGCTTCAAGGGTGAGCTCTGGTCGCGGTTCCTGGTGCGGTGGTCTGAACTGCCTCCCTCGCTGGCTACCTGGGAGGACCCCGTCGAGCTTCGTCGTCGTTTTCCGTCAACAACGGCTTGGGGACAAGCCGCCACTCAAGGAGGGGAGAATGTCACGCCTGACATGCCGACCCCACTAGTCGTTGAGGGCTCTGATGCAGTTGGGCCAGCTGGCCCAGTGGAGTGA